In Cydia strobilella chromosome 8, ilCydStro3.1, whole genome shotgun sequence, one DNA window encodes the following:
- the LOC134743763 gene encoding allantoicase-like yields MIEKKAPAFTELSEFASVGAGGKVTFATDDFFATCENMLADSDPLWLSDKYTEYGKWMDGWETRRKRVAGHDWCILKLGTKCVIRGLLIDTAYFTGNFAPKFSIQAACLTPAEESMLPERNACMGTACTENEVEAVERLGTNKWNEIVPITPLRPGYEETRLNYQKILSDEAYTHVRVNIFPDGGIARLRVYGEARAERPLPHHMVDLLSLLNGSTCQGYSNAHYGHPRNMIKPCKSKCMSDGWETARRLDRPEVIEANEDGTLKVPGEEWAVFKLGFPGRIKELCVDTAHFKGNFPDSVKIEGAFLNRDWMPESRPQWNNILRPSKLSAHSDHWYNCESDLVTHVRVTMAPDGGISRVRAFGFVDNTIIV; encoded by the exons ATGATTGAGAAGAAAGCGCCTGCGTTTACGGAGCTTAGCGAGTTCGCCAGTGTTGgc GCTGGTGGCAAGGTAACGTTCGCGACTGATGACTTCTTTGCGACATGCGAGAATATGCTTGCAGACAGCGATCCTCTTTGGCTCTCTGACAAGTACACCGAGTACGGCAAGTGGATGGACGGCTGGGAGACCAGACGCAAGCGCGTGGCCGGCCATGATTGGTGTATACTGAAGCTTGGCACCAAGTGCGTCATACGTG GTCTTCTTATCGACACGGCGTACTTCACTGGAAACTTCGCGCCAAAATTTTCGATACAAGCCGCCTGTTTAACGCCTGCAg AAGAATCAATGCTACCGGAAAGAAATGCCTGTATGGGCACAGCGTGTACAGAGAATGAAGTGGAAGCTGTAGAGAGGCTTGGGACCAACAAGTGGAATGAGATCGTGCCTATAACTCCTCTGAGACCAGGCTACGAAGAGACCAGACTGAATTATCAAAAG ATACTAAGTGACGAGGCATACACACATGTCCGCGTAAACATATTCCCTGATGGTGGCATTGCGCGACTCAGAGTATACGGTGAAGCAAGGGCCGAGAGGCCGCTGCCTCATCACATGGTGGATTTGCTGTCCTTGCTAAACGGCTCAACATGCCAAG GGTACTCGAACGCTCACTACGGCCACCCGCGCAACATGATCAAGCCCTGTAAGAGCAAGTGCATGTCCGACGGGTGGGAGACGGCCAGGAGACTCGACCGACCGGAGGTTATCGAGGCTAACGAGGATGGCACGCTCAAAGTACCTG GAGAAGAATGGGCCGTCTTCAAGTTGGGTTTCCCGGGAAGGATAAAAGAACTGTGTGTGGATACTGCGCACTTCAAAGGCAACTTTCCCGATTCTGTCAAGATAGAGGGCGCCTTCTTAAACCGCGATTGGATGCCTGAATCGAGGCCACAGTGGAATAACATCCTAAGACCAAGCAAG CTCTCAGCACACAGTGATCACTGGTACAACTGTGAGTCGGACCTGGTGACGCACGTCAGGGTAACCATGGCGCCTGATGGCGGCATCAGCAGGGTACGCGCCTTTGGATTCGTCGACAATACgataatagtttaa